The following coding sequences lie in one Apium graveolens cultivar Ventura chromosome 3, ASM990537v1, whole genome shotgun sequence genomic window:
- the LOC141711364 gene encoding uncharacterized protein LOC141711364 yields MERSHHAPPICVKTLRTQQKQRHQLPLDCFLPALASIIRLVSVVTDAQEPSSRIEMYSVNQDSWLDAATSSPFPYFTTQPNCSVIVKGIPYWSRNYQDFDYPCRRFQSNVIATVDPHTGLYKEISYPQIVTNENTTVHPFNFMDSLAVLIYENSNVKMFRVYALDEKSHGANWINLCTSAPTSLQSTNMCILRCFQDAGKIIVVG; encoded by the exons ATGGAACGCTCTCATCACGCACCCCCAATTTGCGTCAAAACACTTCGAACGCAACAAAAACAACGCCACCAGCTTCCTCTTGATTGCTTTTTGCCAGCGCTTGCGTC GATCATTAGGCTTGTTTCTGTTGTAACCGATGCTCAGGAGCCCTCCTCTCGCATTGAGATGTACTCTGTTAACCAGGATTCATGGTTAGACGCTGCTACCTCTTCTCCCTTTCCGTATTTTACCACCCAACCTAATTGTAGTGTTATTGTCAAGGGTATCCCATACTGGTCGAGGAATTACCAGGATTTTGATTATCCGTGTCGTCGATTTCAAAGTAATGTTATTGCCACAGTTGATCCTCACACTGGCTTGTATAAGGAGATTTCGTATCCACAGATTGTCACCAATGAGAACACTACTGTGCATCCTTTTAATTTCATGGATTCACTTGCTGTCCTAATTTATGAGAATTCAAACGTAAAAATGTTTCGTGTTTATGCCCTGGATGAAAAGAGTCATGGTGCTAATTGGATTAATTTATGTACTTCTGCTCCAACTAGTTTGCAAAGTACAAATATGTGCATACTTCGGTGTTTTCAGGATGCCGGTAAGATTATAGTTGTTGGATGA